One Brassica oleracea var. oleracea cultivar TO1000 unplaced genomic scaffold, BOL UnpScaffold00940, whole genome shotgun sequence genomic window carries:
- the LOC106320490 gene encoding uncharacterized protein LOC106320490, protein MEGKIFNGGAVGILEELIESAEEEVLLASCRLIKLYPELEHCVGVQTIMGCLPFEKFVEACKDPQDETNEMRAKTLHKFWNRQTASSSTGFPHDVQQLLIVKSNYGDHLYETILKGFREARVALKIGYYVKPWNSEASREASLQEIVDKVRTIAHRRKRNVIRRDD, encoded by the exons ATGGAAGGCAAGATTTTCAATGGAGGTGCTGTGGGTATTCTCGAAGAACTGATAGAAAGTGCAGAGGAAGAAGTGCTTTTGGCTTCTTGCCGCTTGATTAAG CTATATCCTGAGTTAGAGCACTGTGTCGGCGTACAAACAATCATGGGCTGCCTTCCTTTTGAGAAGTTTGTTGAAGCTTGCAAAGACCCTCAAGACGAAACCAACGAGATGAGAGCCAAGACGCTTCACAAGTTTTGGAACAGACAGACTGCTTCTTCATCTACAGGGTTTCCACACGATGTGCAGCAGCTTTTGATCGTGAAATCAAACTATGGTGATCATCTCTACGAAACCATCCTTAAAGGTTTCCGCGAGGCTAGAGTTGCTTTGAAGATAGGGTACTATGTAAAACCTTGGAACTCGGAGGCAAGCAGAGAAGCAAGTCTACAAGAAATTGTGGATAAAGTTCGAACCATCGCTCATCGGAGGAAGAGAAATGTTATTCGCCGGGATGATTGA